Part of the Onthophagus taurus isolate NC chromosome 11, IU_Otau_3.0, whole genome shotgun sequence genome is shown below.
GAGAAAACACAAGAGACACTATCAACTTTCTACACCAGGCAGTCGCACAGGGAGTCACACCCAAggtttttacaattaaaacaccaaaaatttttaaacaccaAAAACAAGATCTTGAACGAaaacttataaaaaagaaCCTTAGGACGCAATACAAAAAACTATCAGAAATCGATACTATCTTGAAATTTATCCACAGGAAACTCTCAACAACACTACATTTTCTCGAATTCGAAGAACTCACATGCAAACTTCAAGAAGAAACTACCTACAAAACTATACAttcaaaaaatagaaaacaacAGAAACTCGCAAGGttggttaaaaataaacattaccATTTATCACAACaagagaaaaacaaaaatcacaACAACAACAGCTTACGGAACAAGGACACAACAGAACATAACACTACGACCACCACACATAATAGCCTCGACCGAGCTGATGCTACCAACGGAACTTTCATGATaaggaaaataaacaaaaataaacccTTTGAAAAGATATCCTTAGATACTCTCAATAACGTTAACTTTGCCCCCAGATATACAAACCTCAGCAACTTCACTTTCACCAATAAAGATATAGAACTCCTAAATCTCAGTCATAAATTTTCGTTGCCTGCTGGCGCCAGCCCGGTCGAACTTGCTATCAAAATAGAATCACAATTATCAAATAACACTAACATTAGATCCATTTTCCACGACAAccataatattataaaaaatttaaaaaccgaTCACTGCAGTTCCTATGCATTCCGCTCGATACAACACAACCTTAAGTCCTTCAgacagaaaattaaagaaaataaacttatcatCACCATGGGTGACAAAGGTGCAggatatgttattttaaatgacttCAACTACATAGAAAAGACTGAGAACTTTTTTAGAGacaataacataattaaaattaaaaagaaccCTACAATAAACTACAACAACACACTCAAGAGGCACATTAAAGACAATAGAGAGAACCTAAAAATATTCGATATCAACCCCTTCAAAACCATCATAATGAACCCACTTGTCCCCACTTTAAAAAGTCTCATAAAACTGCATAAGGTTGAACAGAGCATAAGACCTATCATTTCCAACGTCAATACCCCCTCCAGTATAATAGCTAAAAAACTACAAACATTTCTTCACAAAACCTTTTCCAATCAATTTcaatacaatattaaaaactcaACTCAACTAATAGATAAACTCAAAAATATTCATATCACTAAAGAACATAGACTTATTTCCtttgacataaaaaatttatattctaaCATTCCCATAAAACCTACAATAGACATTATCAAACAATTccttattaaaaaactaaacacACTTAACATTAGCTTTATCGAACTTAACACCTTCATTGATACCCTTAAATTAGTAACTGATCAAAATTTCTtcacttttaataaacaattttaccGTATGAACACTGGTCTACCTATGGGTTCGCCCATCTCTGGCATCAT
Proteins encoded:
- the LOC139431739 gene encoding uncharacterized protein, which produces MKLESQIAKLMNAELSVWIQTMRGYMMKRENTRDTINFLHQAVAQGVTPKVFTIKTPKIFKHQKQDLERKLIKKNLRTQYKKLSEIDTILKFIHRKLSTTLHFLEFEELTCKLQEETTYKTIHSKNRKQQKLARLVKNKHYHLSQQEKNKNHNNNSLRNKDTTEHNTTTTTHNSLDRADATNGTFMIRKINKNKPFEKISLDTLNNVNFAPRYTNLSNFTFTNKDIELLNLSHKFSLPAGASPVELAIKIESQLSNNTNIRSIFHDNHNIIKNLKTDHCSSYAFRSIQHNLKSFRQKIKENKLIITMGDKGAGYVILNDFNYIEKTENFFRDNNIIKIKKNPTINYNNTLKRHIKDNRENLKIFDINPFKTIIMNPLVPTLKSLIKLHKVEQSIRPIISNVNTPSSIIAKKLQTFLHKTFSNQFQYNIKNSTQLIDKLKNIHITKEHRLISFDIKNLYSNIPIKPTIDIIKQFLIKKLNTLNISFIELNTFIDTLKLVTDQNFFTFNKQFYRMNTGLPMGSPISGIMADIFVNQLEKEIFSDKYNIFTSDITFYGRYVDDILIIYKGNNAKLLALFNLFNNASNLQFTLEIEKHHSLNFLDLEITKNLNKNKLDFNIYCKPTTTDSIIPKKSFTCLQHKEAAFRYYFNRLFNVPLDDNNYKKELMRIIKIGLNNGYNLNDIQNFYNKAHKSLINKIIYPHHKLHKHYITIPFEPLLQFKFKNNLEQYNITPAFTSGIKLGQLINNTKHKFEIDESSGVYRINCGDCDRYYIGQTGRNLKTRFREHLTKDSSAFYKHLKSTKHKTDSCNIKLLKNIKKSKKLDLLEEFYIHTNKSDLLLNDLTDFNNNRFFLNFI